TGATCATTTTAAACGTAATGATTGTTTATACGTTACACCACCCTCCACCAGAATCATTATTTGTAAATGTAGAAACAGAATGCAACACACAAAATTTTGTTGTAGTTAGTTTACAAACCGTATGATTCAATTTTAAGTACCTTTGAACGTTTTTGAATGAGAAGGAGGTCTTCTCGATTTAACCGGCATGTCTTTGTATGAAATTTTGCGCCATAGATCTGATGTCATGGGAGATCGATTACGCTTTGATTCTCTGACAACATAGATTCCTCTAACCGGTTTTAAATCGACAGGATCAACTAGTTGGAGGTTCCGTTCTCCTTCATACGATTTGTAAGATCGTATGTTAGGAGATTGGAGATCCTGCATCCCGTCTCTCTCTCTCTTTTATTTCTTTTGCCTTTTCTGTTTATATATCTCATTTGAATATCCATAGTGTGATCTAGAATCTTGTTTTTCAGGAGAGGCAATATGTGGTGGAAAAAATACTTGTTACAACAAATTCATCAAAAATAGAAATGAAATTAACTTTTGACAAACAATAGAGACTAGAAAAAAGCCAATACAAAACATCAACCATAGTCTTGCCCTTAAATAGATATGCTTTCTTTTTCTTTCCCAGCTTAGTGATTTTTTCCCTAGTTAGAGTTCAACCATTTCGCACTGGTATGTGTAACGTACAGAGATTGTAAGTTCATTCACTAACACAATGTTGATTGAATTGAGGTTATTGACTCTTGCATCTCTTCGTGTCATCTCTCTTATGCTATTTATAGAGTTACAAACACAAGACACGTGACTAATAACCTTGCTATGTCTGGCCATTCTCCGGCCACTTAGTTTTTAGTTCTACATAATTACACATTCTTAATGCCTTCTTTTATTACACATCAAGGACTAAGTACGAACCTATGTTAGCCCTACCGAGGCGTCATTTTAGTTTAGAACTCAAGTATGGTTGGGTTCAGTCTAGGTTGGAGATTTTTGAATAGTTATGAGAATATTGGTCTTTGGTAGTTTGCAATCTGGAACAAACCGCACAGTTCCTATATGCTCTGTCTTATTACCCATAGTTTCTTAATCATAGTTACTATCTTCTTTACATGTAAATAAACCGTTATAAACAAACTCTTCAAAATCCAAATACTAAAGAGAACGCAATTCCAATTTATATTCAGATAGTTTTGGTGGATACAGCAGAACAGTGAGCAACGCAAACATTGTGGGGTTCCCATTATGAAAGAATAAAATAATGAGAGGAGTCAACCTCTTTCTTGGGTCACAAGAAAATCTCCTTGAGGATTAAGAGAACTATCATGATGAAGCAGAGGATGACAAGAACAGACGCACACATCACCATACCTCCACTCCTCTGTGTACGTTCCGCCTGTGGAGTTTCACAAAGCGATTCCATTGAACATTATGAATCATTGAGAGAGAGATGGTGTATACTCAGGTCATAAAATGGTTTACCTTTTGCAGCTGTTTGAGACCATCTTCAACTGTACTAGCAACGTTCTGGATGTTATAGTCGATCCGATCAACTATCGTGCCCTGTCACAACAAGTTTTGATCTCAAATTTTATTATATTGTACAAGAGTAAGTGACTTAGACGCTAGGTAACAGTCAAACAGTATTATACCTGGTCTATCACAAGCGCAGAAAGATCCTTCATTATCTGAGCCAGCTCGTTTACGGATTCA
This sequence is a window from Brassica oleracea var. oleracea cultivar TO1000 chromosome C1, BOL, whole genome shotgun sequence. Protein-coding genes within it:
- the LOC106301995 gene encoding uncharacterized protein LOC106301995 → MQDLQSPNIRSYKSYEGERNLQLVDPVDLKPVRGIYVVRESKRNRSPMTSDLWRKISYKDMPVKSRRPPSHSKTFKGWWNDPEIKRKRRVAKYKLYSAEGKVKKSLKKSYKWIKIQCAKIIHGI